One Rhodothermaceae bacterium genomic region harbors:
- a CDS encoding sodium/solute symporter (Members of the Solute:Sodium Symporter (SSS), TC 2.A.21 as described in tcdb.org, catalyze solute:Na+ symport. Known solutes for members of the family include sugars, amino acids, nucleosides, inositols, vitamins, urea or anions, depending on the system.), producing MLSLFDFIVIAVYLVGIAILGIRLGGRQRSTDDYFLGGRDLPWWAVCFSVVATETSTLTIIGVPAVAYGGTMTFLQLTGGYLVGRIVVSLLFLPRYFKGEMNTAYAYLGKRFGDRMRSTASVTFMVTRLLADGVRLFATAIPIKVIADSAGMSFMGAPISYGQIILLLGVITAIYTMVGGIRAVIWIDVVQMALYLLGGLLCAILLVNGLPEGWFQMAAQEGKFTVIDLGLGGSFTDWITQPYVVLTAVIGGGIFSMASHGTDQLIVQRLLTCRNLKDSQRALVGSAVLVALQFALFLIVGVLLWIHYGGVSPQELGLSRGDEVFPRYIIEGLPAGISGLLLAGILAAAMSTLSSSLNSLASSSMLDLIERFVTKSISEARRLLFSRALTLFWAGLFIVFASLFENTENPVVELGLAIASFTYGGLLGGFLLGIIVKEAREWDAVIAFSLTIVTMILVIFGVWHSPEQGWIFVFNPTDSMIEASGLRQIAWPWYTLIGSVLCIFVGFLLSLRNKYTNHGPS from the coding sequence ATGCTGTCGCTATTCGACTTTATTGTAATTGCCGTCTACCTTGTTGGCATCGCGATTCTGGGTATCCGGCTGGGTGGGCGCCAGCGGTCAACGGACGACTACTTTTTGGGAGGACGAGATCTCCCTTGGTGGGCAGTCTGTTTTTCAGTGGTAGCAACTGAAACCAGTACATTAACTATCATTGGTGTTCCTGCCGTTGCCTATGGAGGGACCATGACGTTTCTCCAACTCACAGGTGGATATCTTGTCGGACGTATTGTAGTCAGCCTGCTTTTTCTGCCGCGGTACTTTAAGGGGGAAATGAATACGGCCTATGCCTACCTAGGTAAACGCTTTGGGGATCGTATGCGCTCAACAGCATCGGTCACCTTCATGGTTACGAGGCTATTGGCAGATGGCGTGCGGTTATTTGCAACGGCCATCCCGATCAAGGTGATTGCAGATTCTGCTGGAATGAGCTTTATGGGAGCACCGATCTCATATGGCCAGATCATCCTTCTACTTGGTGTTATCACGGCCATTTATACTATGGTGGGGGGCATTCGGGCCGTGATCTGGATTGATGTGGTACAAATGGCTCTCTACCTTTTGGGAGGGCTGCTCTGTGCGATTCTCCTGGTCAATGGTTTACCAGAAGGCTGGTTTCAAATGGCCGCACAGGAGGGCAAGTTCACTGTCATTGATCTGGGACTGGGAGGCTCGTTTACCGATTGGATTACCCAGCCATATGTTGTTTTGACTGCCGTGATCGGGGGAGGTATATTTTCGATGGCATCCCATGGTACGGATCAGCTCATCGTTCAACGGTTACTCACCTGCAGAAACCTCAAAGACAGCCAGCGGGCGTTGGTCGGGAGCGCAGTGTTAGTTGCCCTGCAGTTTGCGCTTTTCCTGATTGTAGGTGTACTACTTTGGATTCATTATGGCGGAGTAAGTCCCCAGGAATTGGGATTAAGCCGTGGAGATGAGGTGTTTCCACGTTATATCATTGAAGGACTGCCTGCGGGGATATCGGGATTACTTCTAGCTGGAATTTTGGCTGCAGCGATGAGTACGCTATCCTCTTCACTGAATTCGCTGGCTTCATCGTCCATGCTGGATCTCATTGAACGATTTGTCACGAAGTCGATCAGCGAAGCTCGAAGATTATTGTTCTCAAGAGCGTTGACCCTGTTTTGGGCTGGCCTGTTTATTGTGTTCGCAAGTTTGTTTGAGAATACCGAGAATCCTGTCGTTGAACTTGGTCTAGCCATTGCTTCGTTCACATATGGCGGGCTTCTGGGAGGATTCCTTCTTGGAATTATTGTCAAAGAAGCACGGGAATGGGATGCTGTGATTGCATTCTCTCTCACGATTGTAACCATGATACTGGTTATTTTTGGGGTATGGCATAGCCCGGAACAGGGATGGATCTTTGTTTTTAATCCAACAGATTCAATGATTGAGGCCTCAGGGCTACGCCAAATCGCCTGGCCATGGTACACACTGATTGGAAGCGTGTTGTGCATATTTGTAGGATTCCTCCTATCACTACGTAATAAATACACGAATCACGGACCGTCATGA
- a CDS encoding sugar porter family MFS transporter — protein MTRVIWASIVAALGGLLFGFDTAVISGAEGALRDLYDPTYQHLSSIFGTPAFWHGALVASALIGTIIGSLAFAKPADRYGRRLMLMVMGLLYLVSALGSAVAWNAESFTLFRLIGGLGVGGASVVAPMYVAEIAPAHMRGRLVAMVQLNIVLGILVAYLSNFIIASFELGNAEWRWMFGVEAVPALAFTLLLFTNPRSPRWLVAQGRDDEAEGVLLDIGGSGFDVTKELSAIRSSLVEARDHLTEKFFQRKYLKPILLAVAIAAFNQLSGINALIYYTRRIFEMAGASGTSALLQSVIIGGVNLIVTAAALMVIDKLGRKKLMLTGSIGYILSLGATAVAFYTDTTGPVVLASLIVFIASHAFGQGAVIWVFIGEIFPNSIRARGQSLGSFVHWIMAAIISLTFPMIAEVSGANIFAFYALCMVGQLLWVIFVMPETKGIPLEEINKKLGIK, from the coding sequence ATGACTCGTGTAATTTGGGCCTCCATTGTCGCTGCGCTCGGCGGCTTGTTATTTGGTTTTGACACAGCTGTAATCTCAGGAGCGGAGGGTGCTCTTCGAGATTTATATGACCCGACGTACCAACATCTAAGCTCCATTTTTGGCACACCTGCCTTCTGGCATGGTGCACTAGTCGCCAGTGCACTGATAGGAACGATCATCGGATCCCTTGCCTTTGCGAAGCCTGCTGATCGTTATGGACGCCGCCTGATGTTGATGGTCATGGGGCTTCTCTATTTGGTGTCGGCACTCGGGAGTGCTGTGGCGTGGAATGCGGAATCGTTTACGCTCTTTCGCCTGATCGGTGGACTAGGTGTTGGTGGGGCATCAGTAGTTGCCCCCATGTATGTAGCCGAAATTGCTCCGGCCCATATGCGGGGGCGACTCGTGGCGATGGTGCAGCTTAATATCGTCCTGGGTATCCTGGTTGCATATCTATCTAATTTCATTATTGCTTCATTTGAATTGGGGAACGCTGAGTGGCGCTGGATGTTTGGAGTAGAAGCCGTCCCTGCACTTGCATTCACGCTGCTGCTCTTCACTAACCCCAGAAGTCCGAGATGGCTCGTGGCACAGGGACGCGATGATGAAGCGGAGGGCGTGTTACTGGATATAGGAGGAAGTGGGTTTGATGTTACGAAAGAACTCAGTGCAATCCGCTCGTCGCTTGTAGAAGCACGTGACCATTTGACGGAAAAATTTTTTCAGCGAAAGTACCTCAAGCCCATCCTTCTTGCGGTAGCCATCGCTGCATTCAACCAGCTTTCTGGAATCAATGCGCTCATTTACTACACCCGCAGGATCTTTGAAATGGCTGGGGCATCGGGTACGTCCGCACTTTTGCAATCTGTGATTATCGGCGGGGTCAATCTGATTGTGACGGCCGCTGCTCTTATGGTCATTGACAAGCTTGGACGCAAGAAGCTCATGCTCACAGGGTCTATCGGATATATCCTAAGCCTGGGAGCGACTGCCGTTGCCTTCTACACTGATACGACGGGCCCTGTCGTATTGGCAAGTCTCATCGTTTTCATCGCATCGCATGCATTTGGGCAGGGTGCCGTGATTTGGGTATTCATTGGTGAAATATTCCCGAACAGCATCCGGGCTCGCGGACAAAGTCTCGGCAGCTTTGTACACTGGATTATGGCCGCAATCATCTCTCTGACGTTCCCGATGATTGCAGAAGTTTCAGGCGCAAATATTTTTGCATTTTACGCACTGTGCATGGTCGGGCAACTGTTGTGGGTCATTTTTGTAATGCCTGAGACAAAGGGGATTCCACTCGAAGAGATAAATAAGAAGTTGGGAATCAAGTAG
- a CDS encoding creatininase family protein, giving the protein MSARPYVLQETNWKSVKETNFQVAVLPWGATEAHNTHLPYGTDNMQLDRIAADSCAFAWEQGARVVALPTVPFGVNTGQSDIKLDLNMMPSTQLALMGDIARVLEQQEIPKLVILNGHGGNDFRQMVREVGFHYPKLFICEINWFKALDTAHYFNNPGDHAGELETSLMLEIAPELVLPLDEAGDGNVRSWKIPEFHEGWAWAERRWSKVTDDTGVGDPRGASSSRGKRFLDALAQKLGTFLVKLASTDNTDLYE; this is encoded by the coding sequence GTGAGTGCCCGACCATACGTGCTTCAAGAAACCAATTGGAAATCAGTCAAGGAGACCAACTTCCAGGTTGCTGTACTCCCCTGGGGAGCTACGGAAGCACATAATACCCACCTCCCCTACGGCACGGATAATATGCAACTGGACCGAATTGCAGCAGATTCCTGTGCGTTTGCGTGGGAGCAGGGTGCACGGGTCGTTGCATTGCCAACTGTCCCTTTCGGAGTCAACACAGGGCAATCGGATATAAAGCTGGACTTGAATATGATGCCCAGCACACAGTTGGCATTAATGGGAGATATCGCCCGTGTTCTTGAACAACAAGAGATTCCAAAACTTGTGATTCTGAACGGACATGGCGGAAATGATTTTCGCCAGATGGTTCGGGAAGTGGGATTTCATTATCCAAAGCTCTTTATCTGTGAAATAAACTGGTTTAAGGCTCTTGATACAGCACACTACTTCAATAACCCCGGCGATCATGCAGGAGAACTTGAAACAAGCCTCATGCTTGAGATCGCTCCCGAACTTGTCCTCCCGCTTGATGAGGCAGGAGATGGGAATGTCCGTTCATGGAAAATCCCTGAATTCCATGAAGGATGGGCCTGGGCAGAGCGGCGCTGGAGCAAGGTGACGGACGATACGGGTGTTGGAGATCCCCGTGGAGCGTCAAGTAGCCGAGGAAAGCGATTTCTTGATGCGCTGGCTCAAAAACTA
- a CDS encoding HDIG domain-containing protein, which produces MSVSQKFDIRRPITALRNLGSIKIGLFVVLVVLTTLAFKQGIRTETSFSVGDRWQKETLVAESEFPIYKSTDSLQAERQRVRDSVEPIFYIFPDARQQTRVAVDSISALLDVAFDAYTDYLVGARRDTIAAGNDPALVSFSESTIEDSLRFMELRLQVPIRLSDPAWRLLGWDSALRSPDMPTATRFAPVNPPLFERILNAIASRSQRLQLQGALDVPIDSIRAPYLTVRDTLEQTFSRRPTTEVVGQNSARERIQVWLEETVLPEGSPLTSAAIAQFIESVFTPSLIYQSTPTELRRTEAEAQIIPVRGMVAEGEEIVRNGELITAEIKQKLDSLERERGSELPERQERLQFIGQILLALTMIGIFALFLRNARPSIYSSNKSMILLSLLYAGTVISFAAVIRLAPPEFMYAVPVVIVSVLLTVIFDSRLALLGTLALAIVGGFLLHSDFTYTWATLIGGAFAAFSARSLRNRGQLFLTAAFAFGGYALAFVTVWLYEGIVWSSIWEHLLFAGIGSFLLVTAYPFVWVLERIFDITTDLRLLELSDTNHPLLRELMQRAPGTLNHSIQVSSLAGSVADAVGANTLLTRVGALYHDVGKLSSPEYFIENQAGGVNPHDNLQPEESAQIIISHVTKGTELGERYGLPSKVLHLIASHHGTTRTEYFFQRAVEQSKASGTALEESVFRYPGPRPQSKEAGILLLTDTVEAASRTMQDVTAEKFQELVDRLVTHKVASGQLDETGLTFRDIPLIKKVLQDQLMAIHHVRVSYPEMTNS; this is translated from the coding sequence ATGAGCGTATCGCAGAAATTTGATATTCGGCGTCCTATCACGGCCCTCCGAAACCTCGGTAGCATAAAGATTGGCCTGTTCGTGGTACTGGTTGTCTTGACCACGCTAGCATTTAAGCAGGGAATTCGAACCGAAACTTCATTTTCGGTAGGAGATCGGTGGCAGAAAGAAACCTTGGTTGCTGAGTCCGAATTTCCTATCTATAAGTCCACGGACTCATTGCAGGCGGAGAGGCAGCGTGTACGGGATTCGGTTGAACCGATATTTTATATCTTCCCAGATGCCAGACAGCAAACACGCGTGGCAGTCGATTCGATTTCGGCATTGCTGGACGTTGCTTTTGACGCGTATACAGATTATCTGGTGGGGGCGAGGAGAGATACGATTGCAGCTGGAAACGATCCGGCATTGGTAAGCTTCTCGGAGAGCACGATTGAGGACTCTCTCCGGTTCATGGAGTTACGTCTTCAGGTCCCCATTCGGCTAAGCGATCCGGCATGGCGTCTACTGGGATGGGATTCTGCGTTACGTAGTCCAGATATGCCAACGGCGACCAGATTTGCTCCGGTAAACCCGCCTCTTTTCGAGCGTATCCTGAACGCAATTGCAAGTCGGAGCCAGCGGTTACAACTTCAAGGAGCTCTTGATGTCCCAATAGATTCGATTCGTGCGCCGTATTTAACCGTACGGGATACGCTTGAACAGACGTTTAGTCGAAGACCCACAACAGAGGTGGTAGGTCAGAATTCAGCCCGCGAGCGCATTCAAGTATGGCTTGAAGAAACGGTACTCCCGGAAGGTTCTCCACTCACCTCTGCCGCAATTGCTCAATTTATTGAATCCGTCTTCACTCCTTCATTGATCTATCAATCCACCCCTACTGAATTGAGGAGAACAGAAGCGGAGGCTCAAATTATCCCTGTACGTGGCATGGTCGCAGAAGGGGAGGAAATTGTACGCAATGGGGAGCTCATCACCGCAGAGATCAAACAAAAACTGGATTCTCTGGAACGGGAACGCGGTAGCGAATTACCGGAACGCCAAGAGCGATTACAGTTTATTGGACAAATATTGTTGGCGCTAACCATGATCGGGATTTTTGCACTCTTCTTGAGAAATGCCCGACCGAGTATCTACTCCAGCAATAAATCCATGATTCTCCTGTCTCTGCTTTATGCCGGCACCGTGATCTCGTTTGCCGCGGTGATTCGGCTTGCACCGCCGGAATTCATGTACGCAGTGCCGGTTGTGATTGTATCGGTGCTTCTAACGGTAATTTTTGACTCGCGTCTGGCGCTATTGGGCACACTCGCTCTGGCGATCGTCGGAGGGTTTTTATTGCATTCGGACTTTACCTACACCTGGGCAACACTTATCGGGGGAGCGTTTGCAGCATTCAGTGCTAGGAGCTTGCGTAATCGGGGACAGCTTTTCCTTACAGCCGCCTTTGCGTTTGGTGGGTATGCACTTGCTTTTGTTACGGTATGGCTCTACGAAGGGATTGTCTGGTCATCAATTTGGGAGCATCTTTTGTTTGCGGGGATTGGCTCATTTTTGCTGGTTACGGCCTATCCTTTCGTTTGGGTACTCGAACGCATATTTGATATTACTACCGACCTACGCCTGCTGGAGCTTTCCGATACGAATCATCCTCTGCTTCGGGAGTTAATGCAACGGGCTCCTGGTACGCTCAATCACTCCATTCAAGTGTCCAGCCTTGCGGGATCCGTAGCCGATGCAGTAGGCGCCAATACGCTCCTCACACGAGTTGGCGCACTGTATCATGATGTGGGTAAGCTTTCTTCTCCAGAATACTTCATTGAGAATCAGGCAGGTGGCGTTAATCCCCATGATAATTTACAACCGGAAGAAAGTGCCCAAATTATCATCAGTCATGTGACCAAGGGTACCGAACTGGGAGAGCGCTATGGCTTGCCCTCTAAAGTATTACATCTTATTGCTTCGCACCACGGCACTACGCGGACCGAGTATTTTTTTCAGAGAGCAGTCGAACAGAGCAAAGCCAGTGGAACTGCTTTAGAGGAGTCTGTATTTAGGTACCCGGGACCGCGCCCGCAATCGAAGGAAGCTGGTATCCTGTTGTTAACCGATACCGTAGAGGCGGCAAGTCGTACAATGCAGGATGTAACCGCCGAAAAATTTCAGGAATTGGTTGACCGTCTGGTCACCCATAAGGTCGCCAGTGGTCAATTGGATGAGACTGGCCTGACATTCCGGGATATCCCTCTTATCAAAAAGGTATTACAGGATCAGCTTATGGCCATCCACCATGTGCGTGTCAGCTATCCTGAGATGACCAACTCGTAA